One genomic window of Candidatus Nitrospira inopinata includes the following:
- the cas4 gene encoding CRISPR-associated protein Cas4 translates to MADETGEENLVFVSALNQYAYCPRRCALIYGEQTFDDNVYTMRGRDLHERTDQPMESGWEEGVRVERGLPLWSKRLGLIGKADVVEFHGDTPYPVEYKSGPKRRFENDDLQVCAQALCLEEMTGKEVPRGAIYHHSSRRRREVIFTPELRRRVEEAIVNIRQLLARGTLPPPVNDRRCERCSLIETCMPSVIGEQGRARALVRGLFLVKDS, encoded by the coding sequence AAACAGGAGAGGAAAACCTCGTCTTCGTTTCCGCGCTTAATCAATATGCCTATTGCCCACGCCGGTGCGCGCTGATTTATGGGGAGCAGACCTTTGATGACAACGTCTACACAATGCGTGGTCGTGATCTGCACGAGCGCACCGATCAGCCGATGGAGAGTGGGTGGGAAGAAGGAGTGCGGGTTGAGCGGGGGCTTCCGTTGTGGTCAAAACGGCTGGGTCTTATTGGAAAGGCGGATGTAGTCGAGTTTCACGGTGACACGCCGTATCCCGTTGAGTACAAGTCAGGCCCCAAGCGCCGATTTGAGAATGATGATCTCCAAGTCTGTGCCCAGGCGCTGTGTCTGGAGGAGATGACAGGCAAGGAGGTGCCGCGCGGGGCAATCTACCACCACAGCTCACGGAGGCGCCGCGAAGTGATCTTCACGCCTGAGCTGCGCAGGCGAGTCGAAGAAGCGATCGTCAACATTCGACAATTGCTGGCGCGCGGCACACTTCCGCCTCCGGTGAATGATCGCCGCTGCGAGCGGTGTTCATTGATTGAAACGTGTATGCCATCTGTGATCGGCGAGCAAGGCCGCGCCCGTGCACTCGTGCGAGGATTGTTTTTGGTGAAGGACTCCTAA